From the genome of Lotus japonicus ecotype B-129 chromosome 6, LjGifu_v1.2, one region includes:
- the LOC130725098 gene encoding uncharacterized protein LOC130725098, giving the protein MAFSFPDVFHWIQNLPPISEWETSSMSLNICSSISSQPFLNLTIAKILQSSKLSLSIVAEFNVQVHLWNSKPFRPSIKTSKVIDEETVSDFFVVFIQSILHYGNNKNSPFIRIPRLDSVPNIEDIFNVSFFTLLFLVCIYEAPSDLRSGCVAVLKDHLTSFQSRQASILLMKLLGSNLEELWMRSVNLAVTSWIGEQKPPQNNFKTPCPLFSHAFSTLGLWKVQLYCPVIAMDVEKSESVSANDRLQFSLKYHQVESVLQFNYKVTIKEKWVEIMVNVDNIRCDVTKLVNDSLMNERGAGATEKHFLSRISLQLTPTLQDQVLSLSVDKSSENPETEIGVDKGIEASFEPASTLGVKVSAGESTTVSLKPWKFEESVYGYSANLNWFLHDVMDGKEVFSSKPSKFALINPKSWFKNRYSSACRPFTRQGGVIFAGDEYGERVSWKVDKEAIGKTMEWEIRGWIWLTYWPNKRMTLYNETRRLEFRELVHLDVA; this is encoded by the exons ATGGCTTTCAGTTTTCCTGATGTATTTCACTGGATTCAGAATCTTCCACCAATCTCAGAATGGGAAACAAGTTCCATGTCCCTCAACATATGTTCTTCAATCTCTTCCCAACCATTTCTTAATCTCACCATAGCCAAAATTCTCCAATCCTCAAAACTCTCTCTTTCCATTGTTGCTGAATTCAATGTTCAAGTCCATCTTTGGAACTCAAAACCATTCAGGCCTAGCATCAAAACCTCCAAGGTAATAGATGAAGAAACCGTTTCCGATTTCTTCGTCGTATTCATTCAGTCCATCCTTCATTACGGCAACAACAAGAACAGCCCCTTCATCAGAATCCCAAGACTTGACTCTGTTCCCAACATTGAAGATATTTTCAATGTTTCTTTCTTCACTCTGTTGTTCCTTGTTTGCATATATGAAGCTCCTTCTGATCTTCGTTCTGGGTGTGTTGCTGTTTTGAAAGACCACTTGACAAGTTTTCAGTCAAGACAAGCATCCATTTTGCTCATGAAACTGTTGGGTTCTAACTTGGAAGAGCTGTGGATGCGTTCTGTGAACCTTGCTGTCACAAGTTGGATTGGGGAGCAAAAACCGCCACAGAACAACTTCAAAACACCATGTCCTCTGTTTTCTCATGCGTTTTCAACGTTGGGGTTGTGGAAAGTGCAGTTGTATTGTCCTGTCATAGCCATGGATGTTGAGAAATCAGAAAGCGTTTCAGCCAATGACAGGCTTCAATTCTCTCTCAAATATCACCAAGTTGAAAGTGTTCTCCAATTCAATTACAAAGTCACAATCAAAGAGAAGTGGGTTGAAATCATGGTCAACGTTGACAACATAAG GTGCGATGTTACCAAATTGGTGAATGACTCCCTCATGAACGAACGAGGTGCAGGCGCAACTGAAAAACATTTTCTTTCAAGAATATCATTGCAACTAACCCCAACTCTCCAAGACCAAGTGCTCAGCCTATCAGTTGACAAATCCTCAGAGAATCCAGAAACTGAAATCGGCGTGGACAAAGGCATAGAAGCCTCATTTGAGCCAGCAAGTACCTTGGGAGTCAAGGTTTCAGCTGGAGAATCCACAACCGTGAGCTTAAAACCATGGAAATTTGAGGAATCCGTGTACGGATACAGCGCGAATCTGAATTGGTTTCTTCATGATGTCATGGATGgcaaagaagttttctcatccaaGCCTTCAAAGTTCGCCTTGATCAACCCGAAGTCGTGGTTCAAGAACCGGTACTCAAGTGCTTGCAGGCCTTTCACTAGGCAAGGAGGGGTTATTTTTGCAGGTGATGAATATGGAGAGAGGGTGTCATGGAAAGTGGACAAAGAAGCTATTGGGAAAACGATGGAGTGGGAGATTAGGGGGTGGATTTGGTTGACCTATTGGCCTAACAAACGAATGACATTGTATAATGAAACTAGGAGATTGGAGTTTCGAGAGTTGGTTCATCTTGATGTTGCTTAA
- the LOC130724983 gene encoding expansin-like B1 has translation MELGFKHQLGLICVIMLFPALCNGKEYYNKSRAAYYVTSDGYGSPRGACGFGDYGRTVNDGHVTDLSARLWNNGGGCGACYQVRCKIAQYCDYNGAYVVATDYGEGDRTDFTLSPRAFSKLGRDKVASEALKKYSVLDVEYKRVPCTFKGNTIVFQINKQYSSNPGYFAIVILYVGGTSHVTSVEFLRKEHHKWEPLHRSYGAIFDIAKPPRGEIRLKFQVSGSEGLHWVEPKFAIPANWKAGATYSTNL, from the exons ATGGAACTTGGTTTTAAGCACCAACTTGGTCTTATTTGTGTCATAATGCTATTTCCAGCACTGTGTAACGGCAAGGAATATTATAATAAATCCAGAGCAGCCTATTATGTCACCTCTGATGGCTATGGGAGTCCAA GAGGTGCTTGTGGCTTTGGAGACTATGGAAGAACAGTCAATGATGGCCATGTCACAGACTTGTCAGCTAGGCTATGGAACAATGGGGGTGGCTGCGGTGCATGTTATCAG GTCAGGTGCAAAATAGCACAATATTGTGATTACAATGGAGCATATGTAGTTGCAACTGACTATGGTGAAGGAGACAGAACAGACTTCACCTTGAGCCCACGCGCCTTCTCGAAATTGGGACGCGACAAAGTTGCATCTGAGGCGTTGAAGAAATACAGTGTGCTTGATGTTGAATACAAAAGGGTCCCCTGCACATTCAAGGGCAACACCATCGTGTTTCAGATCAATAAACAGTACAGCAGTAACCCTGGTTACTTTGCTATTGTGATTCTCTATGTAGGTGGAACATCTCATGTCACTTCTGTTGAGTTTTTGCGG AAAGAACACCACAAATGGGAGCCTCTACACAGGTCTTATGGTGCAATCTTTGACATAGCTAAACCACCAAGAGGTGAAATAAGATTGAAGTTCCAAGTGAGTGGCAGTGAAGGGCTTCATTGGGTGGAACCCAAGTTTGCAATCCCTGCAAACTGGAAGGCTGGAGCTACATATTCTACTAATTTATAG
- the LOC130724984 gene encoding ATP-dependent DNA helicase RRM3-like, with product MVKIHDELVSSLTSEQKIVYKNVLDVVLSDNDGFFFLYGFGGTGKIFVWNTLSAALRSRGLTVLNVASSGIASLLLPGGRTAHSTFSILISINEISTCNLRHGSQKAELLKKASLIIWDEAPMLNKHCFEALDRSLNDIMKTQFTHGYDIPFGGKVVVLGGDFRQILPVISKGSRSEIVGSAINSSYLWKHCKCKEPLLELVNFAYPKLANNLQKNSFFQERAIIAPTLECVEEINNFMLAMIPGDETEYLSCDTPCKSDEDSGVNAEWFTSEFLNDFKCYGIPNHAIKLKAGVPIMLI from the exons ATGGTAAAGATTCATGATGAATTGGTCAGTTCTCTTACTTCAGAGCAAAAGATTGTTTATAAGAATGTTTTGGATGTTGTTTTGTCTGATAACGACggattcttttttctatatggttttggaggaaCGGGAAAAATATTTGTTTGGAATACATTATCTGCTGCTTTGCGTTCAAGGGGCCTTACCGTCTTAAATGTCGCATCGAGCGGAATTGCATCGCTATTGTTACCTGGAGGTAGAACTGCTCATTCAACGTTTTCTAttcttatttcaataaatgagaTATCAACCTGTAATCTTCGTCACGGTTCCCAAAAAGCTGAGTTATTGAAAAAAGCAAGCCTTATTATTTGGGATGAGGCACCTATGTTAAACAAACATTGCTTTGAAGCTTTAGACAGATCTCTTAATGACATTATGAAGACTCAGTTTACCCATGGTTATGACATTCCATTCGGAGGTAAAGTTGTGGTACTAGGAGGcgactttagacaaatacttcCAGTTATTTCCAAAGGAAGTCGTTCAGAAATTGTCGGTTCAgctatcaattcttcatatttgtggaagcattgcaag TGTAAGGAACCGTTGCTTGAATTAGTTAATTTTGCATATCCAAAACTTGCAAataatttgcaaaaaaattcattctttcAAGAAAGAGCGATCATTGCACCAACACTTGAATGTGTAgaggaaatcaacaactttatgttagcAATGATTCCTGGTGATGAAACAGAATATTTGAGTTGTGATACTCCGTGCAAGTCAGACGAAGATTCGGGTGTCAATGCAGAATGGTTTACATCTGAATTCCTAAATGATTTCAAATGCTATGGAATTCCAAACCATGCAATTAAACTGAAAGCCGGTGTCCCTATCATGCTCATTTGA